A stretch of Synechococcus sp. MIT S9220 DNA encodes these proteins:
- a CDS encoding aspartate kinase: MALLVQKFGGTSVGSVERIQAVARRIANCKEEGHDLVIVVSAMGHTTDELTAKANAISSNPPQREMDMLLATGEQVSIALLSMALHELGVPAISMTGPQVGIVTESAHGKARILDVRTDRLRSRLAEGRVVVVAGFQGTSQSSGGTAEITTLGRGGSDTSAVALAAALGASACEIYTDVPGVLTTDPRKVEDAQLMPQVSCDEMLELASLGAAVLHPRAVEIARNYGVTMVVRSSWSDEPGTTLTSRNSRPIGREGLELGRPVDGAELVEHQAVLALSHVSDQPGVAAQLFESLSEGGVNVDLIIQATHDGNSNDITFTVAETDLERARSICESLIQKLGGELVAQSGMSKLSISGAGIMGRPGIAAGLFQTLSRVGINLRVIATSEVKVSCVINADVGSKALQATQEAFELEAGQISLNPSASGEGEPEVRGVALDRDQAQVSVRHVPDKPGTAGALCNALADAGISLDAIVQSERQHADGSRDISFTLKRDDRTAADRALSALLAQWPGAQLEDGPAIARVSAVGAGMPATAGTAGRMFRFLAEAGVNIEMIATSEIRTSCVVAEADGVAALQAVHAGFKLGGSTRHAAKGSESPLVA, from the coding sequence ATGGCCCTTCTGGTGCAGAAGTTCGGCGGAACCTCCGTCGGCAGCGTGGAGCGCATCCAGGCCGTAGCCAGGCGTATCGCCAACTGCAAGGAAGAGGGGCACGATCTGGTGATCGTGGTCTCGGCCATGGGTCACACCACCGATGAACTCACCGCCAAGGCCAACGCCATCAGCAGCAATCCACCCCAGCGAGAGATGGACATGCTGCTGGCCACCGGTGAACAGGTGTCGATTGCGCTGCTCTCCATGGCGTTGCATGAGCTGGGCGTCCCAGCCATCTCCATGACCGGCCCCCAGGTAGGAATCGTGACCGAATCCGCCCATGGCAAGGCACGCATCCTCGACGTGCGCACCGATCGTCTGCGCAGCCGACTGGCCGAAGGCCGCGTGGTTGTGGTGGCAGGATTTCAGGGCACGAGCCAGAGCAGCGGCGGCACCGCCGAAATCACAACACTGGGGCGTGGAGGCTCCGACACCTCAGCAGTCGCCCTAGCCGCAGCCCTCGGTGCCTCGGCCTGTGAGATCTACACCGATGTGCCAGGCGTGCTCACCACCGATCCCCGCAAGGTGGAAGACGCCCAGTTGATGCCTCAGGTGAGCTGCGACGAAATGCTCGAACTGGCAAGCCTCGGCGCTGCGGTACTGCACCCGCGCGCCGTGGAGATCGCGCGCAACTACGGCGTCACGATGGTGGTGCGCTCCAGCTGGAGTGATGAACCCGGCACCACACTCACCAGCCGCAACTCGCGGCCCATTGGCCGCGAAGGTCTTGAACTAGGCAGACCGGTGGACGGCGCCGAGCTGGTGGAACACCAAGCCGTGCTGGCTCTCTCGCATGTGTCCGATCAGCCCGGCGTTGCTGCCCAGCTGTTCGAAAGCCTGTCTGAGGGCGGCGTGAATGTGGACCTGATCATCCAGGCCACCCACGACGGCAACAGCAACGACATCACCTTTACCGTGGCTGAAACTGATCTGGAGAGGGCTCGCAGCATTTGTGAATCCCTGATCCAGAAGCTGGGCGGTGAGTTGGTCGCCCAGTCAGGGATGAGCAAGCTGAGCATCAGCGGCGCCGGAATCATGGGCCGCCCTGGTATTGCCGCGGGCTTGTTCCAGACCCTTTCCCGGGTGGGCATCAATCTGCGTGTGATCGCAACCAGTGAAGTGAAGGTCAGCTGTGTGATCAATGCCGACGTTGGCAGCAAAGCTCTGCAGGCCACCCAGGAGGCCTTCGAACTGGAGGCCGGTCAGATCAGCCTTAATCCCAGTGCGAGCGGAGAAGGTGAGCCGGAAGTGCGTGGCGTAGCCCTCGACCGTGACCAGGCCCAGGTGAGCGTGCGCCACGTGCCCGACAAACCCGGAACCGCCGGAGCCCTCTGCAATGCGCTGGCCGACGCAGGCATCAGCCTCGATGCCATCGTCCAGTCGGAACGCCAGCACGCCGATGGCAGCCGAGATATCAGTTTCACCCTGAAACGTGACGACCGCACTGCGGCCGATCGCGCCCTGAGTGCTCTGCTGGCTCAGTGGCCTGGAGCCCAGCTCGAAGACGGTCCAGCCATTGCCAGGGTCAGTGCCGTGGGCGCGGGCATGCCTGCCACGGCGGGTACTGCAGGACGCATGTTCCGTTTTCTGGCAGAAGCAGGCGTGAACATCGAAATGATCGCCACCAGCGAGATCCGCACCAGCTGCGTGGTAGCTGAGGCCGATGGTGTGGCAGCACTTCAGGCCGTGCATGCCGGTTTCAAGCTGGGCGGCAGCACCCGCCATGCCGCCAAAGGGAGCGAATCACCTCTAGTGGCCTAG
- the holA gene encoding DNA polymerase III subunit delta: MPIQLFWGDDSAALERAVQALIEKAVDPSWASVNVSRLDGSEAGQARQALEEARTPPFGAGSRVVLLQRSPFCNACPSELADRFEASLDGIPESTQLLLCHPSKPDGRLRTTKALMKRIKAGEACERSFKLPAVWDGAGQRQLVERTAEELNLRLEPGAVDALIDAIGNDSARLTMELQKLALHAESSGEARISASSVDSLIEGLSTNALQVGDALLAGDPGQAIALLDALNDAGEPALRIVATLTGQIRGWLWVMLLEQQGERDVGVIAKAAGIGNPKRIYVMRKQLQGRSPQRCLNLLGRLLDVEAALKRGTQPGDAFRDGLLGATQ; this comes from the coding sequence ATGCCGATCCAGTTGTTCTGGGGCGATGATTCCGCCGCGCTGGAACGGGCGGTTCAGGCCTTGATCGAGAAGGCGGTGGATCCGAGCTGGGCGAGCGTCAATGTGAGTCGATTGGATGGCAGCGAGGCGGGCCAGGCCAGGCAGGCTCTGGAAGAGGCACGCACACCGCCTTTCGGCGCTGGCTCGAGGGTGGTCCTGCTGCAGCGATCTCCCTTCTGCAACGCCTGTCCCAGCGAGCTGGCCGATCGCTTCGAAGCCTCTCTGGATGGCATCCCTGAAAGCACTCAGCTGCTGCTCTGCCATCCCTCCAAACCTGACGGTCGTCTGCGCACCACCAAAGCGCTGATGAAACGCATCAAGGCGGGAGAGGCCTGCGAGCGCAGTTTCAAGTTGCCGGCGGTCTGGGATGGGGCTGGGCAGCGCCAGCTGGTGGAGCGAACCGCTGAGGAACTGAACCTGAGGCTGGAGCCTGGTGCGGTGGATGCCCTGATCGATGCCATCGGCAATGACAGCGCCAGGCTGACCATGGAACTGCAAAAGCTGGCTCTGCATGCTGAAAGCAGCGGAGAGGCACGCATCAGTGCCAGCTCCGTTGACAGCCTGATCGAGGGGCTCAGCACCAACGCTCTGCAGGTGGGGGACGCGCTACTAGCAGGCGATCCAGGCCAGGCGATTGCCTTGCTGGATGCCCTCAATGATGCCGGCGAACCGGCCCTGCGGATTGTTGCCACGCTCACCGGTCAGATCAGGGGATGGCTTTGGGTGATGCTGCTGGAACAACAGGGGGAGCGGGACGTTGGGGTGATCGCCAAAGCGGCGGGAATCGGCAACCCCAAGCGCATCTATGTGATGCGCAAACAGTTGCAAGGGCGTTCACCCCAGCGCTGCCTCAACCTGCTGGGCCGCCTGCTGGATGTGGAAGCAGCCCTCAAACGCGGCACCCAGCCCGGAGATGCGTTCCGCGATGGGCTGCTGGGCGCAACACAGTGA
- a CDS encoding precorrin-8X methylmutase — translation MADHPIFTESIRRIRALLGETGLDPLQQQVLERLVHSSGDPGLQQLLRFSEGACEQGLAALQAGAAILTDTAMAAAAVTPMAARTLGTSVRCLLDWAPEVSPQDSTRSAVAMLRAWPELTQVASAKGQPMPVLLVGSAPTALEQLLDQLDAGAPAPSLVIGMPVGFVGVPESKRHLAATALAQIRLEGTRGGAGLVAAAANALLRAAQAAS, via the coding sequence ATGGCCGACCATCCGATCTTCACGGAAAGCATCCGTCGAATTCGGGCCTTGTTGGGGGAGACGGGACTTGATCCTCTGCAGCAGCAGGTGTTGGAACGTCTGGTGCACAGCAGCGGGGATCCAGGCCTGCAGCAGCTGTTGCGTTTCAGCGAGGGGGCCTGCGAGCAGGGACTTGCTGCGTTGCAGGCTGGAGCAGCGATCCTCACCGATACGGCGATGGCTGCGGCTGCCGTGACGCCGATGGCTGCGCGCACACTGGGCACGTCCGTGCGCTGCCTGCTTGATTGGGCGCCTGAGGTTTCACCGCAAGACTCCACCCGTTCCGCCGTGGCGATGTTGAGAGCTTGGCCGGAGCTCACGCAGGTGGCCAGCGCGAAGGGCCAGCCCATGCCGGTGCTGCTGGTGGGCAGTGCGCCGACGGCGTTGGAGCAGTTGCTTGATCAGCTGGATGCTGGGGCCCCTGCCCCTTCGCTGGTGATCGGCATGCCGGTTGGCTTCGTGGGCGTCCCTGAAAGCAAGCGCCATCTGGCTGCGACGGCTCTGGCTCAGATCCGCCTGGAGGGAACGCGCGGTGGTGCCGGTTTGGTGGCTGCAGCAGCCAATGCCCTGCTGCGAGCCGCTCAGGCCGCCAGCTGA
- the mutS gene encoding DNA mismatch repair protein MutS → MPRTCPQPEEQSLQGNLFGAPEPTDRPTTSSARASEALAADALAELTDASLSADASARPRQRQGNNSDPDKASNQAEELTGSDSDDSDAPPWAHHSQVDQTLLTPMLRHYVELKAEHPERVLLYRLGDFFECFFEDAVELSRVLELTLTGKEGGKAIGRVPMAGIPHHAAERYCAELIRRGYSVALCDQLETTPAKGALLKRGITRVLTPGTVLEEGMLAARRNNWLAAVVVEPASSKQPLRWGLASADVSTGDVQVMERSGSDALHQHLAQLEASELLWAASDDANTQRPAWCPERLRLSPMALTPFSRPQAEQALIKHYRLAGLDGLGLQELPLALRAFGGLLQYVNDTQPLEEATLVPLDVPKIVQAGDALVLDAQTRRNLELTATQRDGQLQGSLLWAIDQTLTAMGGRCLRRWLEAPLMDLNAIRERQNVVSLLVNQRPLRQSLRRLLRPMGDLERLAGRAGAGHASARDLVAIADGLERLPRLASRLEGTLETWPQVLEALLPPNPALAELAAAVRHALVDAPPLSLSEGGLIHDGVDLLLDGLRNQLDDQDAWLAEQERLEKELSGISTLRLQYHRTFGYFLAVSKAKASSVPDHWIRRQTLANEERFITPELKEREGRIFQLRARAFQREYELFCKLRDQVGCMATPIREAARAVAGLDALTALADTAATAGWCAPQLSDDRALKITAGRHPVVEQLLVETSFTPNDLGLGADTDLIVLTGPNASGKSCYLRQIGLIQLLAQIGSWVPASSAQVGLADRIFTRVGAVDDLAAGQSTFMVEMAETANILHHASDRSLVLLDEIGRGTATFDGLSIAWAVSEHLAGDLKARTVFATHYHELNNLAEQRPNVANFQVMVEETGEDLVFLHQVQIGGASRSYGIEAARLAGVPSRVVQRARQVLDQLAA, encoded by the coding sequence ATGCCCCGCACCTGCCCCCAGCCCGAGGAGCAGTCGCTGCAGGGGAATCTGTTCGGCGCTCCGGAACCGACTGATCGACCCACAACCAGCTCTGCCAGGGCTTCTGAGGCCTTAGCCGCGGATGCACTGGCTGAGCTCACTGACGCCAGCCTCAGCGCTGATGCCTCTGCCCGACCCAGGCAGCGACAGGGCAACAACAGTGATCCCGACAAGGCCTCCAACCAGGCCGAAGAGCTGACCGGCTCAGACAGCGACGACAGCGATGCCCCGCCTTGGGCCCACCACAGCCAGGTGGATCAGACCCTGCTGACGCCGATGTTGCGCCATTACGTAGAGCTCAAGGCGGAGCACCCTGAGCGCGTGCTGCTCTACCGACTCGGTGATTTCTTCGAGTGCTTCTTCGAGGACGCCGTCGAGCTCTCACGGGTGCTGGAACTCACTCTCACCGGCAAGGAAGGTGGCAAGGCGATCGGACGCGTGCCGATGGCGGGAATTCCACATCACGCCGCCGAGCGCTACTGCGCTGAACTGATCCGTCGTGGTTACTCCGTGGCACTATGTGACCAGCTGGAGACCACCCCCGCCAAGGGGGCCCTGCTCAAGCGCGGAATCACCCGGGTGCTCACCCCGGGCACGGTGCTGGAAGAAGGCATGCTCGCTGCCCGCCGCAACAACTGGCTGGCAGCGGTGGTGGTGGAACCTGCCAGCAGCAAGCAACCCTTGCGCTGGGGCCTGGCCAGCGCCGATGTGAGTACGGGCGACGTTCAGGTGATGGAACGCAGTGGCAGCGATGCCCTGCACCAGCACCTGGCCCAACTTGAGGCCTCGGAACTGCTCTGGGCAGCCAGCGATGACGCCAACACGCAACGACCTGCCTGGTGTCCTGAACGGCTGAGGCTCAGCCCGATGGCGCTCACACCCTTCAGCCGCCCCCAGGCCGAACAAGCCCTGATCAAGCACTACCGGCTGGCTGGGCTGGATGGCCTTGGCCTGCAGGAACTGCCTCTGGCCCTGAGAGCTTTTGGTGGGCTGCTGCAGTACGTCAATGACACCCAGCCGCTCGAAGAAGCAACCCTGGTGCCCCTTGATGTGCCGAAGATCGTGCAGGCCGGTGATGCCCTGGTGCTCGATGCCCAGACCCGCCGCAATCTGGAACTGACGGCCACCCAACGCGATGGACAACTCCAGGGGTCACTGCTCTGGGCCATCGACCAGACCCTCACCGCCATGGGGGGACGATGCCTGCGCCGCTGGCTCGAAGCGCCGCTGATGGACCTCAACGCCATCCGCGAACGGCAAAACGTGGTGAGCTTGCTGGTGAACCAAAGGCCCCTGCGCCAGAGCTTGCGTCGACTGTTGCGGCCGATGGGTGATCTGGAACGGCTGGCGGGTCGGGCCGGCGCCGGTCATGCCAGTGCCCGCGACCTGGTGGCCATCGCCGATGGACTGGAACGCCTGCCACGACTGGCCAGTCGCCTGGAGGGAACGCTGGAGACATGGCCACAGGTGCTGGAGGCGCTGCTGCCACCCAATCCAGCGCTCGCTGAGCTGGCCGCCGCCGTTCGCCATGCCTTGGTGGACGCCCCGCCTCTTTCTCTCAGCGAAGGCGGGCTCATCCACGACGGGGTGGATCTGCTGCTGGATGGCCTGCGCAATCAACTCGATGACCAGGACGCCTGGCTGGCCGAGCAGGAGCGCTTGGAGAAAGAGCTCAGTGGCATCAGCACTCTGCGTCTGCAATACCACCGCACCTTTGGGTATTTCCTGGCGGTGAGCAAAGCGAAGGCATCCTCCGTGCCCGACCACTGGATCCGCCGCCAGACACTGGCCAATGAAGAACGCTTCATCACGCCCGAGCTGAAGGAGCGCGAAGGCCGCATCTTCCAGCTGCGAGCACGGGCCTTTCAGCGCGAATATGAGCTGTTCTGCAAGCTGCGCGACCAAGTGGGCTGCATGGCAACACCAATCCGCGAGGCCGCCCGTGCCGTAGCGGGTTTAGACGCACTCACCGCCCTGGCAGACACGGCTGCCACAGCAGGCTGGTGTGCTCCACAGCTGAGCGACGATCGCGCCCTCAAAATCACCGCTGGCCGCCACCCCGTGGTGGAACAGTTGCTGGTGGAAACTTCCTTCACCCCGAACGATCTTGGTTTGGGAGCTGACACCGACCTGATCGTGCTGACAGGACCCAATGCCAGCGGCAAAAGCTGTTATTTGCGCCAGATTGGCCTGATCCAACTGTTGGCCCAGATCGGCAGCTGGGTGCCTGCGTCATCCGCTCAGGTCGGCCTTGCCGATCGCATCTTCACGCGGGTGGGCGCCGTGGATGATCTGGCCGCAGGGCAGTCCACCTTCATGGTGGAAATGGCCGAAACCGCCAACATCCTTCACCACGCCAGCGACCGCTCCCTGGTGCTCCTTGATGAAATCGGCAGGGGGACAGCCACCTTCGATGGCCTCTCGATCGCCTGGGCCGTGAGCGAACATCTGGCCGGCGATCTCAAGGCACGCACGGTGTTCGCCACCCACTATCACGAGCTCAACAATCTGGCGGAACAGCGGCCCAACGTGGCCAACTTCCAGGTGATGGTGGAGGAAACCGGCGAGGATCTTGTGTTCCTGCATCAGGTGCAGATCGGCGGTGCCAGCCGCAGCTATGGCATCGAAGCCGCTCGCCTGGCAGGGGTGCCCTCCCGCGTTGTGCAACGGGCCAGACAGGTGCTCGATCAGCTGGCGGCCTGA
- the psbZ gene encoding photosystem II reaction center protein PsbZ has translation MQILNTLTVLALVVMSFALIVAVPVLYASNEDSGRSNRLILLGGIAWVALVLVNWGMSFFVV, from the coding sequence ATGCAGATCCTTAACACCCTCACCGTTCTGGCCTTGGTGGTGATGTCCTTTGCGTTGATCGTGGCTGTGCCTGTTCTTTACGCCTCGAATGAGGACAGCGGCCGCTCCAATCGCTTGATTCTGCTGGGTGGCATTGCCTGGGTGGCCTTGGTGCTGGTGAACTGGGGCATGAGCTTCTTCGTGGTCTGA
- the ribH gene encoding 6,7-dimethyl-8-ribityllumazine synthase translates to MATFEGRFTDVQGLRIAVVVARFNDLVTAKLLSGCLDCLGRHGIDTSADSNQLDTAWVPGSFELPLVAQQLARSGRYQVVITLGAVIRGDTPHFDVVVAEASKGIASVSRDTGVPVIFGVLTTDTMQQALERAGIKSNLGWSYALQALEMGSLVKALPAA, encoded by the coding sequence ATGGCCACCTTTGAAGGACGGTTCACCGATGTGCAGGGCCTGCGCATCGCTGTTGTTGTTGCCCGATTCAACGATCTGGTCACGGCCAAGTTGTTGAGCGGCTGCCTTGACTGTCTTGGACGCCATGGGATTGACACCAGTGCAGACAGCAATCAGCTGGATACGGCCTGGGTGCCTGGTTCTTTTGAGTTACCTCTGGTGGCCCAGCAGCTGGCTCGCAGCGGTCGTTATCAAGTGGTGATCACGCTTGGGGCTGTGATTCGTGGTGACACGCCCCACTTCGATGTTGTGGTCGCCGAAGCCAGCAAGGGAATTGCCAGCGTGTCTCGTGACACCGGTGTGCCCGTGATCTTCGGGGTGCTCACAACCGACACGATGCAACAGGCGCTCGAGCGGGCAGGGATCAAGAGCAATCTGGGATGGAGTTATGCCCTGCAGGCTCTGGAAATGGGCTCTCTTGTGAAGGCATTGCCAGCGGCTTGA
- a CDS encoding GNAT family N-acetyltransferase, which yields MARIHLVEHAPGAPGLRLMGLGPNLRPTRGLLKLRRLLNKHAFWAQGRSRQQLREMLKGSQVVVSLWRGKRMVGFGRASSDGIYRAVLWDVVVAGDLQGRGLGRRVVEALLASPKLREVERVYLMTTNSNGFYEQMGFSSVSSQHLLIRKQ from the coding sequence ATGGCCCGCATCCATCTGGTTGAACATGCACCAGGAGCCCCAGGCCTGCGCCTGATGGGGCTTGGGCCAAACCTACGCCCGACACGCGGTCTTCTCAAACTTCGGCGTTTGCTGAATAAACACGCCTTCTGGGCCCAGGGCCGCAGCCGTCAACAACTGCGCGAAATGCTCAAAGGCAGCCAGGTGGTTGTAAGCCTCTGGCGCGGCAAACGCATGGTGGGTTTCGGGCGAGCCAGCAGCGATGGGATCTACAGAGCCGTGCTCTGGGATGTGGTGGTGGCCGGCGACCTTCAGGGTCGTGGGCTCGGGCGGCGGGTCGTTGAAGCGTTGCTGGCTTCCCCCAAATTGCGTGAAGTGGAGCGGGTGTATCTGATGACCACCAACAGCAATGGCTTTTATGAACAAATGGGATTCAGCAGCGTTTCCTCTCAGCACTTGCTGATCCGAAAGCAATAA
- a CDS encoding glycosyltransferase family 4 protein, whose product MTSVPGEQRFLEQRAQPIQQLLREWPPGYGGVERVAHELAMVWGGTVWSLDAQDRCLSEKDAIAVHYPRRRLARTFPLGRLVLPLPSVGLWSLLRSEEPLHGHLPSIGVLLVLLFARLVRPRRRVTAHWHFFFEPASGFKGRFFIAYQWLALTVVSWLSGVITTSPLLKDELVRCGCRSERVAVLPCCLSHDQEAAALVAPRSSLQKQATPVMRVLFIGRLGSYKRLDWLLKSLASVESSWSLDVVGDGPRRADFEALSEQLMASRPDGVVRFHGRLPEADKLSQLLAADLLVLPSESSNEAFGIVQLEAMAAGLPALAFQRWRSGMGWVCQLADLDWSQTPEDLPLVLQKLADDPVLLRHLGLQARLRYQQLFCRRIWLDQLKGWSNPVTCSQTPVGFRARG is encoded by the coding sequence ATGACGTCAGTGCCTGGTGAACAGCGGTTTCTTGAACAGCGGGCCCAGCCCATCCAACAGTTGTTGCGCGAGTGGCCACCGGGGTATGGCGGGGTGGAACGGGTGGCTCATGAGTTGGCGATGGTCTGGGGAGGAACGGTCTGGAGCTTGGATGCGCAGGATCGCTGCCTGAGCGAAAAGGACGCCATCGCAGTCCACTACCCGCGCAGACGGCTTGCAAGGACTTTCCCCTTGGGTCGACTGGTTCTACCGCTGCCATCGGTTGGCTTGTGGTCGTTGTTGCGCTCGGAGGAGCCTCTGCATGGTCATCTGCCCTCCATCGGGGTGTTGTTGGTTTTGTTGTTCGCCCGCTTGGTTCGCCCTCGGCGACGTGTGACGGCCCACTGGCACTTCTTTTTCGAACCTGCTTCAGGATTCAAAGGACGCTTTTTCATCGCTTATCAGTGGCTGGCGCTCACCGTTGTGTCCTGGCTCTCCGGGGTGATCACGACCTCGCCTTTGCTCAAAGACGAATTGGTGCGTTGCGGTTGCCGCTCTGAACGAGTTGCAGTTTTGCCCTGCTGCCTCAGCCATGACCAGGAAGCTGCGGCCTTGGTGGCGCCGCGGTCATCGCTCCAGAAGCAAGCCACCCCGGTGATGCGGGTGCTGTTTATCGGTCGCCTTGGCAGCTACAAACGTCTGGATTGGCTGTTGAAAAGCCTGGCGAGTGTTGAGAGCTCCTGGTCGCTGGATGTTGTCGGTGATGGGCCGCGGCGGGCTGACTTTGAAGCACTCAGCGAGCAACTCATGGCATCTCGCCCTGATGGCGTGGTGCGATTTCATGGCCGCTTGCCTGAGGCCGACAAGTTGAGCCAGCTGCTGGCGGCAGATCTGCTCGTGTTGCCTTCAGAAAGTTCCAATGAGGCGTTTGGCATCGTTCAGCTCGAGGCGATGGCTGCTGGTCTGCCTGCTCTGGCTTTTCAGCGTTGGCGTTCTGGCATGGGTTGGGTCTGTCAGCTGGCCGATCTCGACTGGTCGCAGACTCCGGAGGATTTGCCTTTGGTGCTGCAGAAGCTTGCTGATGATCCGGTTTTGCTACGCCATCTCGGCCTACAGGCACGCCTGCGTTATCAGCAGCTTTTCTGCCGCAGGATCTGGCTGGATCAGCTCAAAGGCTGGAGCAACCCCGTGACTTGTTCCCAGACCCCGGTAGGCTTTCGGGCTCGAGGGTAG